The Methanocaldococcus infernus ME region TCCAACGTTTATAGTGTTATGTCAATTAAATTATTTAATAAGTGTGATTTGAATGAGTGTTAGCGCAACACGAATCGTTAGGATGTTGGAGATTATTGATAATAAAGCTAAATTTATGGGTATTAAATTAACAATGATAAGGAACTTATTAGAAAGATACAAAAACAATAAAGAATTAATTAAAGAGGTTTTAAAACTCACTGAAGGGAAAAGATTATATGACTTAATCTTAGAAGCTTGTCCTGAATTGAAGGAAGTGGTTGATGAAATAAAATATGAAGAAATCTATGAAGAAGAGAAAGAAATTATTAAAGAGGAGATTGAATCTTTTAGCTTTGAAAATAGAATTAGTCTTATGGCATATATAAAGGATCACCTAAGGGATATGTACTTTGGAACAAATTCAAATAAAATTTTTTATGAGATAGGAAAAAACTATGCTTTAAAATGTAATATCAAAAGTTATGAAGAGATGGAAGAGCTTATTAAGGAAGAGTTTGGAGAGGTAGAAATTATAAAGGATGATAAAGATATTAAAGTTATAATAAGGGATAATAAAGAAGCTAAAAATTATGTATCTTCTGAGCCTGTTTGTTGTATTGCCAGTGGTGTTATCTCAGGATGCTTAGAAAGTATATATAATAAAGAGTTTATTGTAGATGTGTTTGAAGAAAAGTGTATAGCTAAAGGAGATGAATATTGCTTATTTATAGCAAAGAAGTCAAGAAAATTAATTAGAGAATTATTTGATAAATATTAAAAAGAGGTTGAGAGTGATGCCATCAAAACCTAAGGAGATAGCAAGGTTCAATGGAAAGGGAATATTATTAAACCAATATACTATGAAAAATCCTGCTCTAAAATGGGAGAAGTTAGAAATTATATTATATGAGGATCACTTTGAATTTATTTTCCCAAATAGAAAAATTAATGTTGAAATCCAATATGTTGAAGATGTTGGAGCTGAGTTACCAAGGAGAGCTATAGAAGTTGCTAAGGCTTCTTTAGAAGATATTACTTACCACTCCTCTATAGTCTATAAGTTACCAAACTCAGACAAAACAATGGTTGGTTTTGCTCCAGAAACATCAATATATGGAAGAAAGCCAATAGAGATATTTTTAAACCATGTCTTCCATGTTCTCTTAGATAAGAAACCCTGTAAAATCCAATATGCTGCAATTAAGGGAGGAACCTTAGATCCAAATGTAAAATGGGAGGATGGTAAGTTTATATTTGTTAAAAGAAAATCCTCATTAATAAGTGCTGATCTCCTTGCTGTTGTTGTTATCAAGGATGGAAAGCCAAAGGCATATAATATATTCACAAATATAGAATCTATTAGAATAAAGAATAAGCTTGTTGATGACAAAGAGGAGGAAGTATTAGAGATAAAGCAGGTTAAGAATAATGAGAATATTACTTCATACTTATATGTCCCAGCAAGGGAAAGGTTGTTTGTTTTAAGGTACATATATACATTAACAAAATACAAGAATGTAGTTAAAGATCTATTACCAAAAACTGAAGATGAAATAGCTTCTGAGTTTGCTGCTGAAGCCTTCTCTGGAGACAAAATAAAGAGTGAGCTTGAAAAGCTTACTCCAGAAGAGCAAGAGATTCTTATGGCTTTATATACAGGGATCTCTTCATTAGAGCTACCTAATGTTTTAAATATGGATGTTGATGAAGTTGAAAGGATACTTGATGACTTGATAGAGAAAGGTTTATTAACCCTTGTAAGAATTAGAAAAGAAGTTGAACTTTCAGAGAAGGGTAGAGCAATAACAAACTATATAGTCTCTAACTTCTAAAAAAGTAAGGAGGGATTTCAATGGCAAAGATAGTAAAAACCTTAGTTGTTGATGACTCAGCATTTATGAGAAATATATTAAAGAAGATATTAACTTCCACAGGTAAGTTTGTTGTTGTAGGAGAAGCTTCAAATGGAAAAGAGGCAATAGAAAAAGCTAAAGAGCTTCAGCCAGATTTAATAACTATGGATATAGTTATGCCAGAGATGGATGGGATTACTGCAACAAGAGAGATAAAGAAGATCTTACCAAATGTAAAAATAGTTATGTGTACCTCCATTGACCAAGAGAAGAAGGTTATTGAAGCCCTTGAAGCTGGAGCTGATGGTTACATAGTTAAGCCATTCCAAGCTCAGAAGGTTATAGAAGAGCTTAATAAATTGTTCCCTGATGAATAAAATTTTTTATATAGCATAATAATAAATCTTCTTAAGTATAAATCTTTCTATTTTGTAATGGGGTTGATTATGAAATATGGAAAAGTTGAAATCTCACCAAAGTCTTGGGAGATCATTGTGAAAAATATTATTGAAGATACCTTAGGGAATGGAGAAAGTAAAGGGAAGATAGATTTAGAGAACTTATCAAAAATTGAAGAAGTTGGTAAGTTTGCTTCTGAGAAGGCCATGAGATTTATCTCAGATATGACAGGTTATAAATCATGTCTCAAGGTTTTTAATGTTAGGCTAATAACCCCATCAGAGATTATGGAAGAGTATGGAGATGAGAAGAGAATCTTTACTAAAATAGACTTTTCTGGAGATATAAAAGGGTCAGGGATATTAATATTCTCTGAAGAAGATGCTATTAAGTTGGCTAAAGCTATGTTGTTAGGCATGGGAATGGAATCAGATAGTGATGAAATGGATGAGATGAAAATATCAGCTATAAATGAGATCTGTAATATTTTAATTTCTGCCTATGTTGATTCTTTTGCAAACTTTATGAAAACCTCTCTAACCATGACTCCTCCAGAGTTTATAACTGGCTCTGGAAAAGAGGTTTTAAAGAAAATTTTTGAGAAGTATAATATAGGGGATGAAATAATCTTAGCATTTAGATCAACTTTACATGTTGAAGAGGTTGGCTCACAGTTTGATGTCCTTATAGTGTTACCACAGGAATCTGTAACCATGATCTTTGAGGCTATAAGAAAAGGAGAAATTAATGATAAGCTCTCTGTAAAGTATGACCAATAATTTTTATTCATAGTAATATTCTCCCTTCTCCTTCTGCTCTCTATCCTTTTGACTTCCCTCTTTATTAGCCCTTGGCCTTCCTGTTTCAGGATCTCTCCTAAAGGTGATTTGCATCTCTTTTAAAAATCTATTAGCTCCTTCCCTCTTATTCAATGGCTCACTTCCCTTCCCATAAATTCCTGGCTCTCCTGAGAATACTATGAATCTATCTGAGATATAGTCTTGGAAGAGGATGTCATGATCAACTACAAAGATTCCAGCCTCTTTTTCATCAGCTATTCTTCTAATAACCTTAGAGACAGCTAACCTTTGCTCAACATCTAAGAAGGCTGATGGCTCATCCAATAAATAGATGTCAGCATCTCTACTTAAACATGCAGCTATAGCTACTCTCTGCAACTCTCCACCTGAAAGCTCTTTAACTTCCCTATCCAATAGTTTCTCAAGCTGTAAAGGGTTGATAATCTCTGACTTATAATAGGAGGAGTGTATATTAGTTATTGAGCTTAGAAGGTCTTCAACAGTCCCATCATAGTCTGGAGTTATATACTGTGGCTTGTAAGAAACTTTGATATCTTCACTAAATACTTCTCCCTCATCTGGCTCTATAACCTTAGCTAAGAGCTTGATAAAGGTAGTTTTTCCTATCCCATTAGGGCCTAAGATCCCTATAACTTCTCCCTTGTAGATTGTTCCTCCTTTAACTTCCAATTTAAAAGATCCAAGAGACTTTTTCATATCAGAATAGCTTAATAAAATAGGCCTATTTTTGTAATCTATAATAGCTCTCTTTTCAAAAACAATAGGCTCTTTTCTAAATCTTATATTCTCATCCTTTAACTCTCCATAGAGATATTCATTTATTCCCACTCTAACACTCTTTGGTAGTGAAACAATTCCATAAGCTCCAGGAACCCCATACATGATATGAACATAATCAGAGAGGTAGTCAAGGACTATTAAGTCATGCTCAACAACAACAACCTTTTTTAACTCCCTAACAAGCTTAGCCATGTTAAACCTTTGCCTTATATCTAACCAAGAGGTTGGCTCATCAAAGAAGTAAATGTCTCCCTCTCTTAAATAAGCTGCAGCTATAGCAACTCTCTGCAACTCTCCACCAGAGAGTTTGTCAAGCTCCCTATCTAAGATATTTTCAAGCTCAAGCTTTTTAACAACTTCCTCAAACTTTCCTCTCTCATCTACCCTCTTTAAAATATCTCTAACCTTTCCCTTAACAACCTTTGGCAAGATGTCAACATACTGAACCTTATGAATAGCTTTTACTTTCCTCTCTTTTAGCATTTCAAAATAACTTTGTAACTCTGTTCCTTTAAATTTTTCTATCACCTTATCATAACTTGGCTCTTCATCATGTTTTCCTAAGTTAGGGATTAATTCCCCTGCTAAGATCCTTAATATTGTACTCTTCCCAATAGCATTTTGCCCAATGATTCCAACAACCCCATCCCTTGGCACAACCAAGCCAAAGAGCTTAAACCTATTCTGTCCATAGGAATGGACTATCTTACTCTCATCAAGCTCTTCAGGTAAGCCTATAATTGATATAGCTTTAAATGGACATCTCTTAACACAGATCCCACAGCCAGAGCATAAAACCTCTGAAATAACAGGCTTTCCAGTGTCTTCATTAATCTCTATTGTTTTCTCTCCCATTCTAACTCCAGGACAGTATTTTAAGCACTCTAAGGAGCATTTTTTTGGCTGACATCTCTCATAGTCAATTATTGCCAATCTCATCCTTCTCCCTCCAGTAGCTGTTTTAAAATTTCAATAGCTTGCCACTTGCTTAAAAATTCATTGAAGTTACCACACTTTGTTGATAAGATACATTTGGGACATCCATAATAGCAATTGCAAATATTTAAGTGTTTATAAACCTTCTTTATTAAGGTTTCACTATACTTATAGAGAAGTTCAGAAAGCCCAGAACCTCCTTCATTGGCATCATAAATAAAGATAATGCTCTTTCCTAAATAAGGAGCCTTAGGATAAGAGCTATAACTCCTTCCTCCAAGTTCTTTACTATTAACAAAGGCAAAAATAGGAGAAAGTTTTATAAAAAGATGCTCTATAGCATGTAGCCCACTAATAACCCCATCCTTACTTTCAATAATGTTGAAAATTTTATAAACTATCTCATCAGAGGCTTTTAATCTCTTACTATAAAGAGCTTTTTTAATTCTATTCCTTATATAGTGAGATGTAGCCCCTAAGAAGAGATTATATAAAGATCTCCTATTAATCTCTGAGTAAAGCTCTATAGCCACCTCTTTATAGTCATCATCCAACTGACTGAAAAAGATATCAAACTCTCTCTTAGGAATTTGCTTTATTGAATTTGGGAAGATTAGATAAATTCCCTCAGTTTCAAAGATATGCTCTCTCTTAGGGAAGGAAACTACTACCTTTCCTAACCTTTTTAAATATTCAACCTCCAAATCTTTGAAGTAGTTAGAATTTTTTAATTTCTCTATTAAATTTAGATATTTTTCAACCTCTCCATCAACTATAAATTTTGAGATAGTATTAACTATCTTTAACCTTCCTCTACAGATCTTAATTCCCTTAAATTCTTTCTCATCATTAACCTTTAATATGGAAACCTCTTCCTCAGAGAGAGGAGAGCATTTAACATTTATATTTAACTTTAATGATGAAAGGAAGTGATAATGCTTATTACTCACAACATCAAGGATTAGATAAGCTTCTCCTCTTGAGTAATAAACCATCCCAGGGAGTAGAGAAGAGTAAAATTCTTCAATTGGCAGAACTTCAACCAACTTTTTCTCTTCCTTTAACTTATCTATGTAACTTAAAATCTCCTTCTCATCATAATCCTTTATTTTCTCATCTACAAAGCCATTAACTAAGTAATAGCTGTCATCTCTTATATTTCTAAGAGAGTTATATTTCACATCTTCTAAAGTGGTGACATATAACTTATCCTTTATTCTAACAAGCTTGACCTTTCCCTCTATACTTAGCTCCTTCAAGATACTCTTTTCAAAGTCATTGAATTTATCAATACTTATATATCCATGCTCTTTTATCATTAGTAGTATGTGTTTCTTGGCTATTAACCTATTTTCCTTAGTTATTGGTAAGTCTTCAATAATTCCCTTAACAACCTTCTCAGAGAGCTCTTCAACATTCTCTTTATAATAAATGTCCAAACCATCCTTTCTTAGTATGATAGCATTTATTGCTTCCCTATCTCTTCTCCCAGCTCTACCAAATCTTTGGATTAAAGAGAAGATGCCAGTTGAGGGAATTCCATAGTTAATAACTGTATCAACATCTCCTATATCTATTCCTAACTCTAAAGCATTTGTGGTTAGTAAAACTAAATATTCTCCCTCTTTAAATTTCCTCTCTATCTCTCTCCTATCCTCATGGGTAAAGGTTCCTCTGTAAGTTATTATCTTTTTTAAGCCCCTACTAAGTAAAAATTTTAATATCTCCTCAGTTTTCCTTCTTGAATCAAAGAAGGTGAGAGTTTTTATATTTTTACTTATTAAATAGCTTAATATCTTCCCTAATAGGTCTTTCTCATCTATATTTTCAGAATAAAAGACTAAAAAATATTTCTTTGGGCTTGGATTGTAGGCTTTACTTATAACTTCAAAGTCTCTCTCAAAAAGAGTTTTTGTAAAGCTTTTAGGATCCTTTAATGTTGCTGATAGAGCAATAATTTGAGGCTCAGTTAGGGAGAGAAGTCTTTTAAAGACATAGCTAACATTTGCCCCAAAGACACCATTGTATTCATGAATCTCATCAACAACTAAGTATCTTAGATTATCTAAGAGCCATCTATATCTTTCTCTAAATCTCAATATTTGGAAGTGTAGCATGTCTGGAGTAACTATTAATATCTCTGGTTTCTCCTCCAAGATTTTTAGCCTCTTACTGTATGAAGTGTCTCCAGTCAAAACCTCTATTTTTAACCCTTCATTGATTAGCTCTTTAAATTTCTCAATAATATATTTAAATTTTTCATATTGGTTATAAATTAATGCTCTTGTTGGGAAAATTAATAGATATTTATCTTCCCTCTCACTGAGAAAGTTGTCTAAGATACTTAGCCTAAAGACTTCACTCTTTCCACTGGCTGTAGGTGTTGTTAATAAAATATCTCTACCTTCATAAAGAGCTTTTAAAGCCTCAACCTGATGCTTATACAACTTAAAATTTAGCTTCTCAAGAAGAGCATTAACTTCTTTATTTTTGAAGTTGAATTCTCCAAAAACTCCTTCTCTCTTAGGGATCTCCTTAGAATAAATAATATATTCTTTAAATTCTTTAATCATGGATCAGCCCTTAAAAAATAGTAATTAAGGATTTTTAAGCTTGATAACCATTTTCCTATTGTCTTTTAAGACATCTACTTTATCCTCCCTTGCCAACCAGCCTATAGCCATCTTTATAACACTTGGGCTATATCCTTCTTTTCTTAATATTTTTTCCAACTGAGATAAAGTTTTCTCTCCCTCAAGTAAAATATTATATATTCTTCCAGCAGTTTCTCCAATTTTAGCCCAAAGGTTTTCCATAGCTCATCATCTCTATAGCCTTTTTATAGACTTTAACAGTTTCCTTAGCTATATTTATCCAACTGTATTTAGTATAAGCATCTTTCTTGGCATTCTTAACTATATAGTTTCTTAAGCCTTCATCATCTAAAACTCTACTAACCCCCCAGGCTATAGACTCTGGATTCCCTGGATAAACCCAGATACCATTATATTCATGCTGTATTATCTCCCTCAACCCACCTACAGAACTTGCCACCACTGGGCAGCCAGATGCCATGGCTTCAAGGGCCACAATTCCAAAAGGCTCATAGATGGAGGGGATTACAGTTAGATCAGCTGAGTTATACAAATATTTTAACCTCTCCCCATTTACAAATCCTAAGAAGTTAACCTTATGCCCAACATTTAGCCAGTTACAGAGGTCTTTTAAATAGTTAGCCATATCTCCATTTCCAGCTATAACTAACCTTATATTATACTTACTTAAAAGTATTGGCATAGCTCTTATTAAATACTCAACCCCTTTCTGATATGTTAGCCTTCCAACATATAAGAGCATGATCTCATTGTCATGAACTCCTATTGATCTTCTAAAGTTTATCTTCTCCTCATAACTTAAATTTAGATCAAACTCCTCAGGGTTTATTCCATTGTATATAACATTAACCTTATCCCATGGAGTTGAGAAGATAGAACAAACTTCTTCTTTTAAAGCCCTACTTACAGTGATAACTTGACAAGATTCATAGGTTGAAAGCCATTCTAAATGATGGATGAGGGAAGAGTCTTCAGAATTTATTCCTCCACATCTTCCCATCTCAGTGCTGTGAATAGATTGAACATAAGCTATCTTCCTATTATGCTTTAAGTTAGCCCCTACAAAGTGTGTCATCCAGTCATGACAGTGAATAACATCATAGTCCTTATCAACAATTCCTACCTTTTTCTCAAGCTCTTCAGCCATCAGTAAAATTCTTGTTAGAAAGTGGCTATGGTAAGGAGGAGAAACTCTATATATGTTAACTCCATTTATAACTTCATCCCTATCACCCACAGTGATAACATCAACCTCTTCCCCAATCTTAGCTAAAGCCTCAGCTAACCCCTTACAGTGTATGGATAAACCCCCTACTATGTTAGGTGGATATTCCCAAGTCACTATACAGATTCTCATATTTTCACGAAATTCGTAATCTATATTATATTATGGTGTCCGGTTCTTGTTTATATAACTTTATATAATGGCTATTAGGTTTATTTATATCTTATTTTTGAAAATTTGATTTTATATATTTAAATATATAAATATAGTTGGGTAAAATAGTGATTAGAGTGTTTATCCCCTAAGGGGCGTTATTTTACTTGCCTAAATTACTACTATTGACGAAACACTTCTCGTTTCCATCCCCTAAGGGGCGTTATTTTACTTTATTAGGGTTAAAGAAAATGGATTTATATGCGATTATGTGGTTTCCATCCCCTTAGGGGCGTTATTTTACAGAATTTAAAAGTGTTATCATCTACGGAAAGAAAAGAGTTTCCATCCCCTTAGGGGCGTTATTTTACTTT contains the following coding sequences:
- a CDS encoding response regulator; protein product: MAKIVKTLVVDDSAFMRNILKKILTSTGKFVVVGEASNGKEAIEKAKELQPDLITMDIVMPEMDGITATREIKKILPNVKIVMCTSIDQEKKVIEALEAGADGYIVKPFQAQKVIEELNKLFPDE
- a CDS encoding CheF family chemotaxis protein, coding for MPSKPKEIARFNGKGILLNQYTMKNPALKWEKLEIILYEDHFEFIFPNRKINVEIQYVEDVGAELPRRAIEVAKASLEDITYHSSIVYKLPNSDKTMVGFAPETSIYGRKPIEIFLNHVFHVLLDKKPCKIQYAAIKGGTLDPNVKWEDGKFIFVKRKSSLISADLLAVVVIKDGKPKAYNIFTNIESIRIKNKLVDDKEEEVLEIKQVKNNENITSYLYVPARERLFVLRYIYTLTKYKNVVKDLLPKTEDEIASEFAAEAFSGDKIKSELEKLTPEEQEILMALYTGISSLELPNVLNMDVDEVERILDDLIEKGLLTLVRIRKEVELSEKGRAITNYIVSNF
- a CDS encoding V4R domain-containing protein, with product MSVSATRIVRMLEIIDNKAKFMGIKLTMIRNLLERYKNNKELIKEVLKLTEGKRLYDLILEACPELKEVVDEIKYEEIYEEEKEIIKEEIESFSFENRISLMAYIKDHLRDMYFGTNSNKIFYEIGKNYALKCNIKSYEEMEELIKEEFGEVEIIKDDKDIKVIIRDNKEAKNYVSSEPVCCIASGVISGCLESIYNKEFIVDVFEEKCIAKGDEYCLFIAKKSRKLIRELFDKY
- a CDS encoding ribosome biogenesis/translation initiation ATPase RLI: MRLAIIDYERCQPKKCSLECLKYCPGVRMGEKTIEINEDTGKPVISEVLCSGCGICVKRCPFKAISIIGLPEELDESKIVHSYGQNRFKLFGLVVPRDGVVGIIGQNAIGKSTILRILAGELIPNLGKHDEEPSYDKVIEKFKGTELQSYFEMLKERKVKAIHKVQYVDILPKVVKGKVRDILKRVDERGKFEEVVKKLELENILDRELDKLSGGELQRVAIAAAYLREGDIYFFDEPTSWLDIRQRFNMAKLVRELKKVVVVEHDLIVLDYLSDYVHIMYGVPGAYGIVSLPKSVRVGINEYLYGELKDENIRFRKEPIVFEKRAIIDYKNRPILLSYSDMKKSLGSFKLEVKGGTIYKGEVIGILGPNGIGKTTFIKLLAKVIEPDEGEVFSEDIKVSYKPQYITPDYDGTVEDLLSSITNIHSSYYKSEIINPLQLEKLLDREVKELSGGELQRVAIAACLSRDADIYLLDEPSAFLDVEQRLAVSKVIRRIADEKEAGIFVVDHDILFQDYISDRFIVFSGEPGIYGKGSEPLNKREGANRFLKEMQITFRRDPETGRPRANKEGSQKDREQKEKGEYYYE
- a CDS encoding glycosyltransferase family 4 protein, which encodes MRICIVTWEYPPNIVGGLSIHCKGLAEALAKIGEEVDVITVGDRDEVINGVNIYRVSPPYHSHFLTRILLMAEELEKKVGIVDKDYDVIHCHDWMTHFVGANLKHNRKIAYVQSIHSTEMGRCGGINSEDSSLIHHLEWLSTYESCQVITVSRALKEEVCSIFSTPWDKVNVIYNGINPEEFDLNLSYEEKINFRRSIGVHDNEIMLLYVGRLTYQKGVEYLIRAMPILLSKYNIRLVIAGNGDMANYLKDLCNWLNVGHKVNFLGFVNGERLKYLYNSADLTVIPSIYEPFGIVALEAMASGCPVVASSVGGLREIIQHEYNGIWVYPGNPESIAWGVSRVLDDEGLRNYIVKNAKKDAYTKYSWINIAKETVKVYKKAIEMMSYGKPLG
- a CDS encoding winged helix-turn-helix domain-containing protein, whose protein sequence is MENLWAKIGETAGRIYNILLEGEKTLSQLEKILRKEGYSPSVIKMAIGWLAREDKVDVLKDNRKMVIKLKNP
- a CDS encoding chemotaxis protein CheC, coding for MKYGKVEISPKSWEIIVKNIIEDTLGNGESKGKIDLENLSKIEEVGKFASEKAMRFISDMTGYKSCLKVFNVRLITPSEIMEEYGDEKRIFTKIDFSGDIKGSGILIFSEEDAIKLAKAMLLGMGMESDSDEMDEMKISAINEICNILISAYVDSFANFMKTSLTMTPPEFITGSGKEVLKKIFEKYNIGDEIILAFRSTLHVEEVGSQFDVLIVLPQESVTMIFEAIRKGEINDKLSVKYDQ
- a CDS encoding DEAD/DEAH box helicase translates to MIKEFKEYIIYSKEIPKREGVFGEFNFKNKEVNALLEKLNFKLYKHQVEALKALYEGRDILLTTPTASGKSEVFRLSILDNFLSEREDKYLLIFPTRALIYNQYEKFKYIIEKFKELINEGLKIEVLTGDTSYSKRLKILEEKPEILIVTPDMLHFQILRFRERYRWLLDNLRYLVVDEIHEYNGVFGANVSYVFKRLLSLTEPQIIALSATLKDPKSFTKTLFERDFEVISKAYNPSPKKYFLVFYSENIDEKDLLGKILSYLISKNIKTLTFFDSRRKTEEILKFLLSRGLKKIITYRGTFTHEDRREIERKFKEGEYLVLLTTNALELGIDIGDVDTVINYGIPSTGIFSLIQRFGRAGRRDREAINAIILRKDGLDIYYKENVEELSEKVVKGIIEDLPITKENRLIAKKHILLMIKEHGYISIDKFNDFEKSILKELSIEGKVKLVRIKDKLYVTTLEDVKYNSLRNIRDDSYYLVNGFVDEKIKDYDEKEILSYIDKLKEEKKLVEVLPIEEFYSSLLPGMVYYSRGEAYLILDVVSNKHYHFLSSLKLNINVKCSPLSEEEVSILKVNDEKEFKGIKICRGRLKIVNTISKFIVDGEVEKYLNLIEKLKNSNYFKDLEVEYLKRLGKVVVSFPKREHIFETEGIYLIFPNSIKQIPKREFDIFFSQLDDDYKEVAIELYSEINRRSLYNLFLGATSHYIRNRIKKALYSKRLKASDEIVYKIFNIIESKDGVISGLHAIEHLFIKLSPIFAFVNSKELGGRSYSSYPKAPYLGKSIIFIYDANEGGSGLSELLYKYSETLIKKVYKHLNICNCYYGCPKCILSTKCGNFNEFLSKWQAIEILKQLLEGEG